Proteins encoded in a region of the Lepeophtheirus salmonis chromosome 6, UVic_Lsal_1.4, whole genome shotgun sequence genome:
- the Taf11 gene encoding transcription initiation factor TFIID subunit 11, with translation MLVLVSNFTEDQLDRYEMFRRAAFPKATVKRVMQNITGCSVGQNVVIAMAGISKVFVGEIIEEALDALERSCGETDPGLLKPKDLREAVRRVGIRGGMPKSRKNCPFI, from the exons ATgct TGTTTTAGTTTCCAATTTTACGGAGGATCAGTTGGATCGCTATGAGATGTTCCGTCGCGCCGCATTCCCTAAAGCGACTGTCAAAAGAGTTATGCAAAACATCACTGGATGCTCGGTTGGGCAGAATGTGGTTATTGCAATGGCGGGTATATCTAAAGTATTCGTTGGAGAGATCATTGAAGAGGCTCTTGACGCATTGGAAAGATCATGCGGGGAAACAGATCCTGGGTTACTCAAACCTAAAGACTTGAGAGAAGCTGTACGTCGAGTTGGAATCCGAGGAGGCATGCCCAAATCCAGAAAAAATTGtccattcatttaa
- the LOC121119335 gene encoding lysoplasmalogenase TMEM86A, which yields MEWTHQHRKLLPFYFFQIIYWIIRIQSKEIESIESVIIKCLPIGSLLLYGLYTKIQPNQRKIYYSTLLGLFFCCIADGLLVYENMFLWGMITFAIGHIFYQIGLGWNKLKPKIGLVLLAIMGAVMVFIIPHITNSTIQMITPIYGLLLASNVWRSIARASNFIESMSGIGFVLFAISDTALIITRYYVDLKMMGSILIMATYYLAQYFISLGVFANMELSKKVL from the exons ATGGAATGGACCCATCAGCATAGAAAGCTATTaccattttatttcttccaaattatatattggaTCATACGAATCCAATCAAAAGAAATAGAGTCCATTGAGTCCGTAATCATAAAATGCCTACCTATTGGGAGTCTTTTATTATACGGTCTATATACTAAAATCCAACCGAatcagagaaaaatatattactccaCTCTTCTGGGTCTCTTCTTCTGCTGTATTGCAGACGGTTTACTTGTATATGAGAACATGTTTCTTTGGGGTATGATAACTTTTGCAATAGGACACATATTCTACCAAATAGGCCTAGG ATGGAATAAATTAAAACCCAAGATAGGACTTGTCCTTCTGGCTATAATGGGAGCTGTGATGGTTTTCATTATACCTCATATCACAAATTCAACCATTCAGATGATTACTCCAATATATGGGCTTTTACTAGCTTCCAACGTGTGGCGTTCAATCGCCCGAGCAAGCAATTTTATAGAATCGATGTCTGGAATTGGATTCGTATTATTCGCCATTTCAGATACAGCTCTTATAATTACTAGATattatgtagatttaaaaatgaTGGGTTCTATTTTAATAATGGCTACGTACTACTtggcccaatatttcatttcccTTGGAGTATTTGCTAATATGGAACtatctaaaaaagttttataa
- the LOC121119330 gene encoding gem-associated protein 5 has product MEGLNRSIQHYFPPYPSKRCMSLSQKGTLTYGHKNTVIHLLSLKEAIQVFKGNSRVNALEWSPEESDSRLALGFEDGHLLLLNYEFKLIGRHEGHGSNGIMNLSWGHGSILYSLDLNGSVVSYTPQLNYIEIYKPLSSQCKGHLIQAHPQKQDIYVIAASKFIYVIHKAKVIKFLKHHEIDITSLVWGESLLASATCREILIWDPLVSNHFTHKLYLNHHSRIKKEVHLSWPSKDVFISSSNNQLLQWDLSTKKSSVLHSLHGPESNVISLVSRKSKTTNILSFASDNNLISYEIESKTHKFTLPTISLGVYSILPNPIEGSTLAIGGGDGKLRIWNSHVSSEGVLDVQTFWRKLKMMKIISLAWHPDKEGVIGLGMQEGHVCVIDITSRNPEPSMYEYKHKGPVYKIFWAPLKMWDSTSNEHVLYSAGDGLIVMHETKSTSVVLSNCEESPFYAKNDNKDSPSYSDLECKPLQGKDNEEVTFALGHLDGTVSVLSKDRTIALLKYHQKLVYCVSWHPLYYNDDDISKYSNWLAASTNEENISIWNLDFAFSKTSTENTFLTKPTVILKGHNAKVVKVIWSPHDEAKLLSISYDLSAQIWNAIKGEPLANFRGHTKRLLCASWSMTDPNVIYTGADDSTLYTWKISELEHKVPPVLKKTKKSNTKWDISPATYEDDESREKSNVFESNNPKQPSNSNTKTLKQKNYEKSFFPLCNKDESESFIHEDALILDKLNSSDNNKGSTSAQSILEKKPHLKYFIPSVIDDETFASDEVSNILSSGEYETAATLGLWVSADLGTIVRKAMSNGRLNDWLVSLAASAGQQLWIEACESYAEQLIKIQSDYLKASSYFLMGQNPLKAVQVLLDGKYFRSAVSLIKGRLNSNEELLRKVYISWAQLTSCDGRYELATRCWIAAGESVTAASTLAKIKDSPECLEVAGILYHRHGELEKAEILGVQAASSFIEKGDWKSLNNLIDWGKDLSTIKCYFSLLVSAKNLLDESMASLQVLWSEESIPNNNQKGLIIILQESIFTDLKGPEDYEELYSSFKSQCVVSSKVSYIEEIVMCALSVHSKERSILHLVKSIEKSLDFGAEFAAKLIHAFLLSNGNSDPPNVGICLWNEPLAWQCRWKELESLQCYTSYVKLRYFNEHVNLCDADIVEDISFNLMREDVINSQKLLYDIEEADEAMKMFDNEEENVIKTEPEEERDEVEELVLPNMKALSLKEPDHCTPHGGNSTQTMELTSEGNWKTVLASDIPPPSGTDMPDMPPPMGLTKSFKERFLYDNCESTKINALKEIQKLKWEQSRTNVLTCPYPDITEALKDILKLLEGVKKNLGDPKGMVECRIKDIATWAYWKGATKDQKYFMELT; this is encoded by the exons ATGGAAGGCCTTAACAGATCTATCCAGCACTATTTCCCTCCTTATCCGTCCAAGAGGTGTATGAGCCTCTCTCAGAAGGGGACCCTCACGTATGGACACAAGAACACAGTGATTCATCTCCTGAGCCTTAAAGAGGCCATTCAAGTTTTCAAAGGGAATAGCCGGGTGAATGCTCTGGAATGGAGCCCTGAGGAGTCTGATTCCCGCCTTGCACTGGGCTTTGAGGATGGGCACCTTCTCCTCCTAAACTACGAGTTTAAATTGATTGGTAGACACGAAGGCCACGGGTCCAATGGCATCATGAATCTCTCCTGGGGACACGGCTCCATTCTCTATTCTCTGGATCTCAATGGATCTGTTGTTTCTTACACTCCAcagttaaattatattgaaatctACAAACCTCTTTCCTCACAGTGCAAGGGCCATCTCATCCAAGCACATCCCCAAAAACAGGATATTTACGTTATTGCAGCCTCTAAATTCATTTATGTTATTCACAAAGCCAAGGTGATCAAGTTCCTTAAACATCATGAAATTGACATTACTTCTCTCGTATGGGGAGAGTCTCTCCTTGCATCTGCAACCTGCAGGGAAATACTCATATGGGACCCTCTTGTCTCCAATCACTTCACGCATAAACTATATCTCAATCATCACTCACGAATCAAAAAAGAAGTCCATTTATCATGGCCTTCCAAGGACGTATTTATTTCCTCCTCCAACAATCAACTTCTTCAATGGGATCTTAGCACAAAAAAGTCCAGTGTGCTTCATAGTCTGCATGGTCCGGAAAGTAATGTCATATCCCTCGTGTCACGTAAATCAAAAACCACAAATATCCTTTCCTTTGCCTCGGATAACAATTTAATATCATATGAAATCGAAAGCAAGACACATAAATTCACTCTTCCTACTATTTCACTTGGTGTCTACTCCATTCTGCCCAATCCTATAGAAGGATCCACTCTAGCTATTGGCGGGGGAGATGGAAAATTAAGAATTTGGAACTCTCATGTATCTAGTGAAGGTGTCTTGGATGTTCAAACTTTTTGGAGAAAGcttaaaatgatgaaaataatatcccTTGCCTGGCATCCGGACAAAGAGGGAGTGATTGGACTTGGGATGCAAGAGGGGCATGTTTGTGTTATAGATATTACTTCTCGGAATCCAGAGCCAAGTATGTATGAGTACAAACACAAGGGTCCGGTCTATAAGATATTTTGGGCGCCATTGAAGATGTGGGATTCCACTTCGAATGAACATGTTCTTTATTCAGCGGGTGACGGACTTATTGTTATGCACGAAACAAAGTCAACCTCAGTTGTTTTGAGTAATTGTGAAGAATCTCCTTTTTATGCGAAAAATGATAATAAGGATTCTCCAAGCTACTCCGACTTGGAATGTAAGCCATTACAAGGAAAGGATAATGAAGAGGTGACTTTTGCCTTGGGACATCTGGATGGTACAGTATCTGTCCTCTCAAAAGACAGAACCATTGCATTACTAAAATATCAccaaaaacttgtttattgtgTGTCTTGGCATCCCTTATACTATAATGATGATGATATTTCCAAATATTCTAATTGGTTGGCTGCATCCacgaatgaagaaaatatatccatttgGAACTTGGACTTTGCTTTTTCAAAAACATCCACAGAAAATACATTCCTAACTAAACCAACAGTAATATTAAAAGGGCATAATGCCAAAGTTGTTAAAGTTATCTGGAGTCCTCATGATGAAGCAAAGCTATTATCCATATCATATGATCTCTCTGCTCAa aTATGGAACGCTATCAAAGGTGAACCCCTGGCTAATTTTCGTGGTCATACTAAAAGGCTCCTATGTGCATCATGGAGTATGACGGATCCAAACGTAATATATACTGGTGCTGATGATTCTACTTTGTATACATGGAAGATTTCAGAACTAGAACATAAAGTCCCTCCAGtacttaaaaaaaccaaaaagtcTAATACTAAATGGGATATATCCCCAGCAACTTATGAGGATGATGAATCCAGAGAAAAGTCCAATGTTTTTGAGAGTAATAATCCTAAGCAGCCTTCCAATTCCAATACAAAAAcactgaaacaaaaaaattatgaaaaaagttttttccctCTCTGTAATAAAGACGAAAGTGAGTCCTTCATCCACGAGGATGCTCTTATTTTAGACAAGTTAAATAGCTCTGACAATAATAAAGGCTCGACTTCCGCTCAATCTATTCTCGAGAAAAAGCCtcatctcaaatattttattccttccGTCATTGATGATGAAACTTTTGCGAGTGATGAAGTATCCAATATTTTAAGCTCAGGCGAATATGAAACGGCAGCAACGCTAGGTCTATGGGTGTCGGCAGATTTAGGAACCATTGTTCGAAAAGCAATGTCTAATGGTCGTTTAAACGATTGGTTAGTGTCCTTAGCTGCTAGTGCTGGACAGCAACTGTGGATAGAAGCCTGTGAATCTTATGCTGAACaactaattaaaattcaatcagACTACCTTAAGGCATCTTCTTACTTCTTAATGGGTCAAAATCCTTTAAAAGCTGTTCAAGTATTGCTGGATGGAAAATATTTCAGAAGTGCAGTTTCTTTAATTAAAGGCCGATTAAATTCGAATGAAGAACTTTTGAGGAAAGTGTACATTTCGTGGGCTCAGTTAACTTCGTGCGATGGTCGTTATGAATTAGCTACTCGTTGTTGGATTGCTGCGGGTGAATCTGTGACTGCAGCAAGTACTCTAGCCAAAATAAAAGATTCTCCAGAATGTTTGGAAGTAGCCGGTATATTATACCATCGCCATGGCGAGCTGGAAAAAGCTGAAATCTTGGGAGTTCAAGCAGCTTCCTCTTTCATCGAAAAAGGGGATTGGAAGTCtctcaataatttaattgattggGGAAAAGATCTTTCgacaattaaatgttatttctcTTTACTCGTCTCTGCTAAAAATTTGTTGGACGAATCTATGGCAAGTTTGCAGGTTCTTTGGTCGGAAGAAAGTATACCCAATAATAATCAGAAAggacttattattattcttcaagaATCAATTTTTACAGATTTGAAAGGACCGGAAGACTATGAGGAACTCTATTCCAGTTTTAAAAGTCAATGCGTCGTTTCTTCCAAAGTTAGTTATATTGAGGAAATAGTTATGTGCGCCCTCTCAGTACATTCTAAAGAACGAAGTATTTTACATCTTGTCAAATCGATTGAAAAATCCTTGGATTTTGGAGCAGAGTTTGCTGCCAAGCTTATACATGCATTTCTTCTGTCAAATGGAAACTCAGATCCTCCAAATGTAGGTATTTGTTTATGGAATGAACCACTTGCTTGGCAATGTCGATGGAAAGAGTTGGAATCCTTGCAATGCTATACATCCTATGTAAAATTAAGGTATTTTAATGAACACGTCAACCTTTGTGATGCTGATATTGTTGAGGATATATCCTTTAATCTGATGCGTGAAGACGTAATTAATTCCCAAAAGCTTCTTTATGACATTGAGGAGGCGGATGAAGCAATGAAAATGTTTGATAATGAGGAAGAAAATGTGATTAAAACAGAGCCTGAGGAAGAGAGGGACGAAGTGGAAGAATTGGTTCTTCCAAATATGAAGGCTTTGTCTCTAAAAGAGCCCGACCATTGCACTCCGCATGGTGGAAATAGCACCCAGACAATGGAATTGACGAGTGAGGGTAATTGGAAAACTGTTTTAGCGTCTGACATACCTCCTCCCTCGGGCACGGATATGCCTGACATGCCTCCTCCTATGGGTCTAACCAAATCATTTAAGGAAAGATTTCTCTACGATAATTGTGAATCAACTAAAATCAATGCACTCAAAGAAATTCAAAAGCTCAAATGGGAACAATCACGGACTAATGTTTTGACTTGTCCATATCCGGATATTACTGAGGCTTTGAAGGACATTCTAAAACTATTAGAAGGAGTCAAAAAGAATTTGGGAGACCCCAAGGGTATGGTTGAGTGCAGAATTAAGGATATTGCTACATGGGCTTATTGGAAAGGAGCCACTAAGGAtcagaaatattttatggaactaACATAG
- the LOC121119334 gene encoding lysosomal phospholipase A and acyltransferase produces the protein MSLTIILLLFSLVQSSLSEDVYPVVLIPGDGGSQVEAKLNKTSVVHYICSKTSDWFPLWLNLELMVPEVIDCWADNIKLLYDSKTRTTRNNDGVNIRIPGFGTSASVEYLDTSERGFSVYFAEMVKRLLTLGYKRDVNIFGAPYDFRKAPNELGSFFTDYKNLIEKAYSTNKNIKVIIICHSMGCPITLYFFNQQTQEWKDKYIRSFISLAGVWAGTMRAMKVFSMGDNLGSWILNSKSLMVEQRTSPSLAWLMPSSDYWHPNETLVSTGKINLTVSDFKEFYYAFNELDSYEMWKDVRDINKGLKAPQVDTYCLHGTKVDTTSKLIYPPGTWPMGDPVLRTGDGDGTVNLRSLMACNKWSKEQNKPLHHHVFPRIDHLTILRDPGVVNYTTDILKTLNSELDLFSDVKITVVP, from the exons ATGTCACTAACTATTATATTACTCCTTTTTTCTCTGGTTCAATCCTCTCTCTCCGAGGACGTATACCCCGTAGTACTCA TTCCGGGGGATGGAGGCTCACAAGTCGAAGCAAAGTTAAACAAAACATCGGTCGTTCATTACATTTGCTCGAAAACCAGCGATTGGTTTCCTTTGTGGCTTAATTTGGAGCTTATGGTTCCCGAAGTAATAGACTGCTGGGCAGATAACATTAAGTTACTCTATGACTCTAAGACTCGTACCACCAGAAATAATGATGGTGTTAACATTCGTATTCCTGGATTTGGGACATCTGCATCCGTTGAATATTTGGATACGTCAGAAAGAGGGTTTTCTGTATATTTTGCGGAAATGGTAAAGAGACTCCTGACCCTTGGCTACAAAAGagatgttaatatttttggtgCACCCTATGATTTTAGAAAAGCTCCTA aTGAACTTGGATCATTTTTTACAgattataaaaatctaattgAAAAAGCATATTCGACTAATAAGAACATCAAAGTCATTATCATTTGTCACAGCATGGGCTGTCCAATTACTctatatttctttaatcaaCAAACCCAGGAATGGAAGGATAAATATATTCGATCTTTCATCTCATTGGCTGGTGTATGGGCTGGGACAATGAGAGCTATGAAAGTTTTTTCGATGGGAGATAATTTGGGATCTTGGATATTAAATAGTAAAAGTTTAATGGTTGAGCAAAGGACATCTCCATCATTGGCCTGGTTAATGCCTAGTTCAGACTATTGGCATCCAAATGAAACTTTAGTTTCTACTGGAAAGATTAATTTAACAGTCTCGGATTTTAAAGAATTCTATTATGCTTTTAATGAATTGGACTCCTACGAAATGTGGAAGGATGTCAGGGATATCAATAAAGGACTTAAAGCCCCTCAAGTAGATACATATTGTCTACATGGAACAAAGGTTGACACTACTTCCAA attaatttatcCACCTGGGACTTGGCCTATGGGTGACCCTGTGCTCAGAACTGGGGATGGAGATGGTACAGTTAATCTGAGGAGTCTAATGGCTTGTAATAAATGGTCAAAAGAACAGAATAAACCCCTTCACCACCATGTATTCCCAAGAATTGATCACTTAACTATTTTGAGAGATCCTGGTGTAGTAAATTACACAACTGATATTCTTAAAACCTTGAACTCTGAGCTTGATTTATTCTCTGATGTAAAAATAACTGTTGTACCTTAA